From Candidatus Binatus sp., the proteins below share one genomic window:
- a CDS encoding serine/threonine-protein kinase gives MREVSVGENLDQYRLTGLIARSGMASIFRAIDTLDSATVVIKIPYLQFESDVVFYGRFQREEEVGRRLNHPGIIRVLSPQQKSRIYIAMEYVEGVSLRAMLRESTLSAEKALDIARQLAETLTYMHAEGVVHRDLKPENMLVSKLGKTKIMDFGIALDESARRLTWSGISSTIGTPDYMAPEQVSGRRGDVRTDIYSLGVIVFEMLTAQLPYSGNNAYHVMHSKTIEDPRPPSAFKPDIDPRVEEIILHAIERAPRDRYASAAEMLADLLDPSRVKPRRLARLHPPNRRSRQIRRGIAYGLVAASLLSLFIFLIWFANRTPAPASSPPSVAGQTR, from the coding sequence ATGCGCGAGGTCAGCGTTGGCGAAAACCTCGATCAATACCGGCTGACCGGCCTGATTGCGCGCAGCGGAATGGCCTCGATCTTCCGCGCGATCGATACCCTCGACAGCGCGACCGTCGTAATCAAAATCCCCTACCTGCAGTTCGAGAGCGACGTGGTCTTCTACGGGCGCTTTCAGCGCGAGGAAGAAGTCGGCCGCCGGCTGAATCATCCGGGCATCATCAGGGTGCTATCGCCGCAGCAGAAAAGCCGGATTTACATCGCGATGGAGTACGTCGAGGGCGTGTCGCTGCGCGCGATGCTGCGCGAATCGACGCTCTCGGCCGAAAAGGCGCTCGACATCGCGCGGCAACTCGCGGAGACGCTCACCTACATGCACGCCGAGGGCGTGGTCCATCGCGATCTGAAGCCCGAGAACATGCTGGTCAGCAAACTCGGCAAGACCAAGATCATGGACTTCGGAATCGCGCTCGACGAATCGGCGCGGCGGCTCACGTGGTCGGGAATTTCATCGACGATCGGCACGCCCGATTACATGGCGCCCGAGCAGGTCAGCGGCCGGCGCGGCGACGTGCGGACCGATATCTACTCGCTCGGCGTGATCGTGTTCGAGATGCTGACGGCGCAATTGCCGTACTCGGGCAACAACGCCTACCACGTGATGCATTCGAAGACGATCGAGGACCCGCGCCCGCCAAGCGCGTTCAAGCCGGATATCGACCCGCGCGTCGAGGAGATAATCCTGCACGCGATCGAGCGCGCGCCGCGCGATCGCTACGCAAGCGCCGCCGAGATGCTTGCGGACTTGCTCGATCCGTCGCGGGTGAAGCCGCGGCGGCTCGCCCGGCTGCATCCGCCGAATCGGAGGAGCAGGCAGATTCGGCGCGGAATCGCTTACGGACTGGTGGCGGCGTCGCTGCTCTCGCTCTTTATTTTTCTGATCTGGTTCGCGAATCGCACGCCGGCGCCGGCGAGTTCCCCGCCCTCGGTCGCAGGACAGACCAGGTGA
- a CDS encoding enoyl-CoA hydratase/isomerase family protein gives MPYSDILYDKREAVATITINRPQAMNAATIKTYNEMLDALRDANEDDAIRVVVLTGAGRAFCAGDDVKEIFLNPEFRDAKPSKRLEVEEWREHRPVALDLLITYPKPTIASVNGAAVGYGCDIALMCDMRVCSDQARFGEVFIRRGLIPEAGGLLILPRLVGLARAYELILSGDIIDAAEAERIGMVNKVVPHAQLGEATAAFAKKIVAQAPLAQRLAKEALRVGLNLNLPYFYDYQRHGQHLMLTSQDHLEGAKSFVEKRVANFKGE, from the coding sequence ATGCCTTATAGCGACATCCTTTATGACAAGCGCGAAGCCGTCGCGACGATCACGATCAATCGGCCGCAGGCGATGAACGCGGCGACGATCAAAACCTACAATGAGATGCTCGATGCGTTGCGCGACGCCAACGAAGACGACGCGATTCGAGTCGTGGTGCTGACCGGCGCGGGGCGGGCGTTCTGCGCGGGCGACGACGTCAAGGAGATTTTCCTGAATCCCGAGTTTCGCGACGCCAAGCCGTCGAAGCGGCTCGAAGTCGAGGAATGGCGCGAGCATCGGCCGGTCGCGCTCGACCTTTTGATCACCTATCCGAAGCCAACGATCGCCTCGGTGAATGGCGCAGCGGTCGGCTACGGCTGCGATATCGCGCTGATGTGCGATATGCGCGTGTGCTCCGATCAGGCGCGCTTCGGCGAAGTGTTCATCCGGCGCGGGCTGATTCCGGAAGCGGGCGGCTTGCTGATCCTGCCGCGGCTGGTCGGACTCGCGCGCGCGTACGAGTTGATTTTGAGCGGCGACATCATCGACGCGGCGGAGGCGGAGCGCATCGGGATGGTGAACAAGGTGGTGCCGCACGCGCAACTCGGCGAGGCGACGGCGGCCTTCGCGAAGAAGATCGTGGCGCAGGCGCCGCTCGCGCAGCGCCTGGCGAAGGAAGCGCTCCGCGTCGGACTCAATCTGAATCTGCCGTACTTCTATGATTATCAGCGTCACGGGCAGCATCTGATGCTCACTTCGCAGGATCACCTGGAGGGCGCGAAATCGTTCGTCGAAAAACGAGTGGCGAACTTCAAAGGAGAGTAG
- a CDS encoding alpha/beta hydrolase, with product MAEEINLRITGVEPGDEIAGARKLAISTTRGPIPVVMHSAAERGRAALCVSGALGGFDGPAMLYPRLGLEMPKLGVTIARLNYRHPNEFSECLVDTMAGITFLAGIGHQRVALIGHSFGGAVAINAGTLASAVTTVIALSSQLAGAHVVGDLSPKALLLIHGGADTILSHESSQALYDRAGEPRKIVVLPGVGHGLAEAADRVFDLVSKWLLER from the coding sequence GTGGCTGAAGAAATCAATCTGAGAATTACCGGCGTCGAGCCGGGCGACGAAATCGCCGGCGCGCGCAAGCTCGCGATCTCAACCACTCGCGGCCCGATTCCGGTCGTGATGCATTCGGCCGCGGAGCGAGGACGCGCCGCGCTCTGCGTCTCCGGCGCGCTCGGCGGCTTCGACGGTCCTGCGATGCTCTATCCGCGGCTGGGGCTTGAGATGCCGAAGCTCGGCGTCACGATTGCCCGCCTCAACTATCGCCATCCCAACGAGTTCAGCGAATGCCTGGTCGATACGATGGCGGGAATCACGTTTCTCGCCGGGATTGGACATCAGCGAGTCGCCCTGATCGGGCATTCGTTCGGCGGCGCCGTCGCGATCAACGCCGGCACTCTCGCCTCGGCCGTAACCACCGTGATCGCGCTCTCGAGCCAACTCGCCGGCGCGCATGTGGTCGGCGATCTGTCGCCCAAGGCGCTGCTCTTGATTCACGGCGGCGCGGATACGATTCTTTCGCACGAAAGCTCGCAGGCGCTTTACGATCGCGCGGGTGAGCCGCGGAAAATCGTGGTCCTGCCGGGCGTCGGCCACGGACTCGCTGAGGCGGCCGACCGGGTATTCGACCTGGTCAGCAAGTGGCTCCTCGAAAGGTAG
- a CDS encoding polysaccharide pyruvyl transferase family protein, whose translation MRIVVEPSEYYLDYNVGDIAMTHVAVARLSHLWPEASIQVLTEPSSLFSRYCPRATPIFERGYQPRADGSGARPQLLSRLLARAKSRILSDRSEQPLVVKQAIANSDLMVVCGMGGVTDAFCEFAFGLLGKIELALSADIPVVMMGQGIGPLRERRLRAKASAILSRVALIALRESRFSHSLLIELGVSPSRIITTGDDAIEIACPSRLASWGDALGVNLRAASYSGVDKELLESVRSIVRAAAASLNAPVVALPTAEEDVETIGRLVSGCVLAGSLERSADPLEMIERIKLCRVVLTGSYHAAVFALSMGIPSVCIAASDYYSDKFLGLADQFGAGCEVVLVDRDDWQAEAALKVEQSWRSAESLRPQLLAAAERQMKFGVDAYRRIRDDVVASVRH comes from the coding sequence ATGCGTATCGTCGTCGAGCCGAGCGAATACTATCTCGACTACAACGTTGGCGACATCGCGATGACCCACGTTGCCGTCGCTCGACTGTCTCATCTGTGGCCGGAAGCATCAATCCAGGTTCTCACCGAACCCTCTTCGCTGTTTTCAAGGTATTGCCCCCGCGCAACGCCCATATTTGAGCGTGGCTACCAGCCTCGGGCAGATGGATCCGGTGCGCGTCCGCAGCTACTAAGCAGGCTGCTGGCGCGCGCGAAATCGAGAATACTGTCCGATCGAAGCGAACAGCCACTGGTGGTCAAGCAGGCGATCGCTAATTCCGACCTGATGGTGGTCTGCGGGATGGGCGGCGTGACCGATGCGTTCTGCGAATTCGCATTTGGACTGCTAGGCAAGATCGAATTGGCCCTTAGCGCCGACATCCCGGTCGTAATGATGGGACAAGGAATCGGGCCATTGCGAGAACGTCGGCTACGCGCGAAAGCATCCGCGATTCTTTCACGCGTGGCACTCATCGCTTTACGCGAAAGCCGGTTCAGCCATTCATTGCTGATTGAGTTAGGAGTATCGCCCTCGCGGATTATTACCACTGGCGATGACGCAATCGAGATAGCGTGTCCGTCGCGTTTGGCATCCTGGGGCGACGCCCTGGGAGTGAACTTGCGGGCCGCGTCTTACTCGGGAGTGGACAAGGAACTGTTGGAAAGTGTTCGCTCGATAGTGCGAGCTGCTGCAGCGTCACTTAATGCGCCCGTGGTTGCGCTGCCGACTGCCGAGGAGGATGTGGAGACAATCGGCCGGCTTGTGTCAGGATGCGTTCTTGCGGGCAGCCTTGAACGATCTGCCGATCCGCTCGAAATGATCGAACGCATCAAGCTATGCCGTGTCGTTTTGACCGGGAGCTATCATGCCGCCGTCTTTGCACTTTCGATGGGAATCCCGTCGGTATGTATCGCAGCTTCTGACTACTATTCGGATAAGTTCCTGGGTCTGGCGGATCAATTCGGCGCGGGATGCGAAGTCGTGCTGGTCGATCGTGATGATTGGCAGGCGGAAGCCGCGCTTAAGGTGGAACAAAGCTGGCGGTCTGCGGAAAGTCTGAGGCCGCAGTTGCTGGCGGCGGCCGAGCGGCAGATGAAATTCGGCGTGGACGCTTACCGCCGAATCCGCGACGACGTCGTTGCAAGCGTGCGGCACTAG
- a CDS encoding ABC transporter ATP-binding protein — protein sequence MELAMKVRALGKRYQIGESAGYRTLRETIVDAMRIPMRAARMVLRSNGIGDRTPKPTTIWALADANFDVARGEMLGVIGANGAGKSTLLKILSKVTEPTTGKVELFGRVGCLLEVGTGFHPELTGRENVYLSGAILGMHRRDIARRFDEIVSFAEIEKFIDTPVKRYSSGMYVRLAFAVAAHTAPEILLVDEVLAVGDSSFWQKSMDKMRELNTGGATILLVTHNLWFVQTMCSRAILLDHGSISAAGDPLSVIGKYHQGSGVHIPQADAPAAGTSQMSSFNLVPLGEWISPHVATPEAGLRLEFKARITGHSQVKCQVKVNSPDGFIYFSMNSRAIEVAPDGSLSGEVSIQRLMLKGGDYDLYLKVYSMREEPEFLAEACIPLTIEERDATNYPRASFWNSAEWKFHTS from the coding sequence ATGGAACTCGCGATGAAAGTTCGCGCGCTCGGCAAGCGCTATCAGATCGGCGAGTCGGCGGGCTATCGCACGTTGCGCGAGACGATCGTGGACGCGATGCGAATTCCGATGCGCGCCGCGCGGATGGTGCTCCGGAGTAACGGTATCGGAGATCGAACGCCGAAGCCGACTACGATCTGGGCGCTCGCGGATGCGAATTTCGATGTAGCTCGAGGCGAGATGCTCGGGGTTATCGGGGCGAACGGGGCGGGCAAATCGACGTTGCTTAAGATCCTGTCGAAAGTCACCGAGCCTACCACTGGTAAGGTAGAACTGTTTGGCCGAGTAGGATGCCTGCTGGAAGTTGGCACCGGATTTCATCCTGAGCTTACCGGGCGCGAGAACGTATATCTCAGCGGCGCGATCCTCGGGATGCATCGGCGCGATATCGCGCGCCGGTTCGACGAAATCGTATCGTTCGCCGAGATTGAGAAGTTCATCGATACGCCAGTCAAGCGCTATTCGAGCGGGATGTACGTTCGGCTCGCGTTTGCGGTCGCTGCTCACACCGCGCCGGAGATACTGCTGGTGGATGAAGTACTGGCGGTCGGCGATTCGTCGTTCTGGCAGAAGTCGATGGATAAGATGCGCGAACTAAACACCGGCGGCGCTACGATCCTGCTTGTCACGCATAACCTGTGGTTCGTGCAGACCATGTGCTCGCGTGCGATTTTGCTCGACCATGGATCGATCAGCGCAGCGGGCGATCCGCTCAGCGTAATCGGCAAGTACCACCAGGGAAGTGGAGTGCACATCCCGCAAGCTGACGCGCCCGCGGCCGGAACGTCACAAATGTCCAGCTTCAACCTGGTCCCGCTCGGCGAGTGGATCTCGCCTCATGTAGCTACGCCCGAGGCAGGCCTGCGACTCGAATTCAAAGCTAGAATTACCGGGCATTCACAGGTTAAGTGCCAGGTCAAAGTAAACAGTCCCGATGGTTTCATCTACTTCTCGATGAATAGCCGTGCGATCGAGGTTGCACCCGACGGCAGCTTGAGCGGCGAAGTGTCAATCCAGCGCCTGATGCTGAAGGGCGGCGACTACGACTTATACTTGAAAGTTTACTCTATGCGTGAAGAACCTGAGTTCCTGGCAGAAGCGTGCATACCTCTGACAATCGAGGAGCGCGACGCGACCAACTATCCCCGAGCTTCATTCTGGAACAGCGCCGAGTGGAAGTTCCATACCAGTTAG
- a CDS encoding ABC transporter permease encodes MKDSYSIGSQRAEAAQGIAAIQGALLVEDKDIGAANSIDAAGDAKPYETIEAGRGRRAVLLGLWHYRELLLILAWRDIKVRYKQTLLGAAWAVLQPFLTMVVFVIFFGKLAGISSDGIPYPIFAYSALLPWMFFSNAVTNASNSLVESAGLITKVFFPRAVIPAAAILAGLLDFAIASLLLIAMMAWYRIWPGAALAMLPVLVALTIAAAFAVGLWLSALNVKYRDVRYAIPFLVQIWLFLTPVIYPVSIVPAKWRWLLALNPMAGTIEGYRSALLGKPFAWTELAISATATIVFLLYATYTFSRMEGQFADMI; translated from the coding sequence TTGAAGGATTCATATTCAATAGGTAGTCAGCGTGCAGAAGCCGCGCAAGGCATCGCAGCTATCCAGGGAGCTCTGCTGGTAGAAGACAAGGACATCGGAGCGGCAAACTCAATCGACGCCGCCGGTGATGCAAAACCGTACGAAACTATCGAAGCCGGGCGCGGACGACGGGCCGTTCTGCTCGGGCTGTGGCATTACCGCGAACTGCTACTGATTCTCGCCTGGCGCGACATCAAGGTGCGCTACAAACAGACTTTGCTCGGCGCGGCATGGGCTGTCCTGCAACCGTTCCTGACGATGGTGGTGTTCGTCATATTTTTCGGCAAGCTGGCGGGAATCTCCTCCGACGGCATCCCCTATCCGATCTTCGCATACTCGGCGCTGCTTCCGTGGATGTTCTTCTCGAACGCAGTAACCAACGCAAGCAACTCGCTGGTCGAGAGCGCCGGACTTATCACCAAGGTATTTTTTCCGCGCGCGGTGATACCAGCCGCCGCGATTCTAGCCGGGCTGCTCGACTTCGCGATCGCGTCGCTTCTGCTGATTGCTATGATGGCATGGTACCGTATCTGGCCCGGAGCGGCGCTTGCGATGCTGCCGGTGCTGGTCGCGCTTACTATCGCGGCGGCGTTCGCCGTCGGGCTCTGGTTGTCGGCGCTCAATGTTAAGTATCGCGATGTGCGCTATGCTATTCCGTTTTTGGTGCAAATCTGGCTGTTCCTGACGCCGGTTATCTACCCGGTCAGTATCGTGCCAGCTAAGTGGCGATGGTTGCTGGCGCTGAATCCTATGGCAGGTACTATCGAAGGGTACCGCTCGGCCTTGCTGGGCAAACCTTTCGCCTGGACCGAGCTGGCAATATCGGCGACGGCGACGATCGTCTTCCTTCTTTACGCGACCTATACGTTTAGTCGCATGGAAGGGCAGTTCGCGGATATGATCTAG
- a CDS encoding bifunctional 2-polyprenyl-6-hydroxyphenol methylase/3-demethylubiquinol 3-O-methyltransferase UbiG has protein sequence MLTRPHLSDRAEYLIEQCRGKRVLHVGCGDDPFTEAKLSNGSLLHSLLSEVASRCCGVDSSVSSIELLKRHGFNDVLSGSIETLVRSGAIRSGDFDVVLAAEVLEHVSDAGRFLCSLQSLLKRPADRLIVTTPNAYCAYRWAYTMLTGRESGHPDHVAHYSRNTLTLLLKRCGLEVESVRYYSGKEYIHNRGRQRLFWWIDRIAYRLRPELGDGLIVSCKSIGATATTAKEAIGPAA, from the coding sequence ATGCTGACGCGCCCGCATCTGAGCGACCGGGCCGAATACCTCATCGAGCAATGCCGGGGCAAACGAGTGCTCCATGTCGGATGCGGCGACGATCCTTTCACCGAGGCAAAGCTTAGCAATGGGAGCCTGCTTCACTCGTTGCTTAGCGAGGTAGCATCGCGATGCTGCGGCGTCGATTCCTCGGTCTCGTCAATCGAGCTATTGAAGCGCCACGGGTTCAACGACGTGCTGTCGGGCTCGATCGAGACGCTGGTCAGAAGCGGCGCGATTCGCAGTGGCGATTTCGACGTTGTGCTCGCGGCCGAAGTACTGGAACACGTCTCGGATGCGGGAAGGTTCCTCTGTTCGTTGCAATCACTATTGAAGCGGCCGGCAGACCGGCTGATAGTAACTACTCCCAATGCCTACTGCGCTTATCGCTGGGCTTATACTATGCTTACCGGCCGTGAAAGCGGGCATCCCGATCACGTGGCGCACTACTCAAGGAACACGTTGACTTTATTGTTAAAGCGATGCGGCCTTGAGGTTGAGTCAGTGCGTTACTATTCGGGCAAGGAGTATATTCACAATCGTGGACGCCAGCGGCTGTTCTGGTGGATCGATCGGATCGCTTACAGGCTCCGACCCGAACTAGGCGACGGGCTTATCGTGAGCTGTAAAAGTATCGGCGCGACCGCGACAACAGCGAAGGAAGCTATCGGGCCGGCCGCGTGA
- a CDS encoding polysaccharide deacetylase family protein: MTNCHDILPDIAPDISVVIPTYNRRDILLLTLPTVLEQDLAPERREVIVVVDGSTDGTIDALKHEAFAQVRVIEQSNAGISAARNAGLRAARGRLVLFLDDDMMCEASLLRRHVEAHEEEDRASTEDRVIVMGEIELSPQSTPGMLTEWRHDREHRWLEKARAAPGVEWWQSLRFAHASAPRRLLIDAGGFDERFRFADEDIEFGVRLARAGARLRFVRGLVVRHVYRKSMREFINFDVRWYGKSQLLFCRTYPENRRRAPLGNLQSGSSLKARVRELLTRSSATDYLLQIPFGIASALSNIPTMRRAAMNLLDHRQSIGTYRGAMEAAGSWNKLREEVGMRLPVLLYHHVGPAHDGAYPLLTVSPDNFEQQLRWLNRRGYTTIRPADWIAWCRHGRALPSKPVLITFDDGYQDLAQYAFPALKRHGMTATVFLVASCIGKTNQWDTGTWSLLPLLSEAQIREWGAQGIEFGSHTSNHPHLTSLSPRQLEAELVDSSKELGHLLGSAPETLAYPFGSHNEDVSDSAGRTFELSFTTDAGINCLATDRSRMYRLEVLPYDNLASFATLLALGYRPMKELRQRIAIRSRVRAAARRILRLDAA; this comes from the coding sequence ATGACGAACTGTCACGATATTTTGCCCGACATAGCGCCGGACATCTCGGTCGTCATCCCCACCTACAACCGCCGCGACATCCTGCTGCTGACGCTGCCGACGGTGCTCGAGCAGGATTTGGCGCCGGAGCGGCGCGAGGTGATCGTCGTAGTGGACGGCTCGACCGACGGCACTATCGATGCGCTCAAGCACGAGGCTTTTGCGCAGGTGCGGGTAATCGAGCAATCCAACGCGGGCATTTCCGCGGCGCGTAACGCCGGGCTCCGGGCGGCGCGTGGACGGCTGGTGCTATTTCTCGACGACGACATGATGTGCGAGGCGAGCCTGCTGCGGCGGCACGTCGAAGCGCACGAGGAGGAGGATCGCGCAAGCACTGAAGATCGCGTGATCGTGATGGGCGAGATCGAGCTGTCGCCGCAAAGTACGCCCGGGATGCTGACCGAGTGGCGTCACGACCGGGAGCATCGATGGCTCGAGAAAGCGCGCGCGGCCCCCGGCGTCGAGTGGTGGCAATCACTTCGATTCGCGCACGCTTCAGCGCCGCGTCGTTTATTGATCGATGCGGGCGGATTCGACGAGCGTTTCCGCTTCGCCGATGAGGACATCGAATTCGGCGTGCGGCTCGCGCGCGCGGGAGCGCGGCTCCGATTCGTCCGCGGCCTCGTCGTGCGGCACGTTTACCGCAAGTCGATGCGCGAGTTCATCAACTTCGACGTCCGCTGGTACGGCAAAAGCCAACTACTCTTCTGCCGCACCTATCCCGAGAATCGGCGGCGGGCGCCGCTCGGAAATCTACAAAGTGGATCATCGTTGAAGGCGCGCGTCCGCGAGCTGCTGACGCGGTCATCAGCTACCGACTATTTGCTGCAGATACCGTTCGGCATCGCCAGCGCTCTTTCGAATATCCCTACGATGCGCCGCGCCGCGATGAACCTGCTTGACCATCGCCAGAGTATCGGGACCTATCGCGGCGCGATGGAAGCTGCCGGTTCATGGAATAAGCTCCGCGAGGAAGTCGGGATGCGCCTGCCGGTGCTGCTCTATCACCACGTCGGGCCTGCGCACGATGGCGCCTATCCTCTGCTCACGGTTTCGCCAGACAACTTCGAACAGCAGCTTAGGTGGCTTAATAGGCGCGGCTATACAACGATTCGTCCTGCTGACTGGATAGCATGGTGCCGGCATGGACGCGCGCTGCCGTCCAAGCCGGTGCTTATCACCTTCGACGACGGCTACCAGGATCTGGCGCAATACGCCTTTCCCGCACTCAAGCGTCACGGCATGACGGCTACTGTGTTTCTGGTCGCATCTTGCATCGGCAAGACCAACCAATGGGACACCGGAACGTGGTCGCTATTGCCGTTGCTAAGCGAAGCGCAGATACGCGAATGGGGCGCACAGGGAATCGAGTTTGGCTCGCATACCAGCAATCATCCTCACCTGACTTCGCTCTCGCCCCGGCAATTGGAAGCTGAGTTAGTCGATAGTTCGAAGGAGCTGGGGCACCTACTTGGCTCGGCGCCTGAGACCCTTGCCTACCCGTTCGGATCCCACAACGAAGATGTAAGCGATTCAGCCGGCAGAACGTTCGAGCTATCGTTTACTACTGATGCGGGCATCAACTGCCTCGCGACCGATCGCAGCAGGATGTATCGGCTGGAAGTCTTGCCATACGACAACCTTGCCAGCTTTGCGACGCTGCTGGCTTTGGGCTACCGCCCGATGAAGGAGTTGCGGCAACGCATCGCGATCAGGTCGCGCGTCAGGGCCGCCGCGCGGCGCATCCTGCGTCTGGATGCCGCATGA
- a CDS encoding glycosyltransferase family 4 protein — MPLKILLVSEEFPPETPGWGGIGSYVECIAPALARRGHEVHVLSCAMAHRTGDGLEDGVWVHRRRLPRIRGASRLRFGETAHRAWLGAFNYREARRLRTIFDVVEYPDWDAEGWMFAALGNVPTVAHLHTPLTLALRHKGVRESTDTRLAGRLERMSVSRATAVTSPSAVLAVEIAAMGWVERDAIQVIPYPIESQQWVTPPASGTGRIVQFAGRLDARKAPEVLIDAIAILRDEMPDVSARFAGEYDAAGSSGLPRLAWSSPRSFARSFDGCTFLGHVARGKLGELYASSRVFAQPSVFENFSFATLEAMAAGRAAVVTSGSGLAPFIADCGGGAVVAPRDPAALASALKPYLIDAAYAGEAGERARAAVRREFDPKRIALLREELYGAAIESFRMSRPHSSPAHAGVRPLP; from the coding sequence GTGCCGCTGAAGATTCTGCTGGTTTCGGAGGAATTTCCGCCGGAAACTCCGGGCTGGGGTGGAATCGGATCGTACGTCGAGTGTATCGCGCCGGCGCTGGCGCGTCGCGGCCACGAAGTTCACGTGCTGTCGTGCGCGATGGCGCATCGGACGGGCGACGGGCTCGAAGATGGCGTGTGGGTGCATCGCCGGCGACTGCCGCGAATCCGGGGAGCGTCGCGACTTCGATTCGGCGAAACGGCGCATCGCGCGTGGCTGGGCGCGTTCAACTATCGCGAGGCGCGCCGGCTCAGAACAATTTTCGACGTGGTGGAATATCCCGACTGGGATGCGGAAGGATGGATGTTTGCGGCGCTCGGCAATGTGCCAACGGTCGCTCATCTGCATACACCGCTTACGCTGGCGCTGCGGCACAAAGGTGTGCGCGAAAGCACGGACACGCGTCTTGCCGGGCGGCTGGAGCGGATGAGCGTCAGCCGCGCGACCGCGGTGACATCGCCGTCGGCGGTCCTGGCGGTTGAAATCGCGGCGATGGGCTGGGTCGAGCGCGACGCGATCCAGGTGATTCCGTATCCGATCGAATCGCAGCAATGGGTCACGCCGCCCGCTTCGGGAACCGGGCGAATCGTGCAGTTCGCCGGCCGGCTCGACGCGCGGAAAGCGCCCGAGGTGCTGATCGACGCGATCGCGATCCTGCGCGACGAGATGCCCGACGTATCGGCGCGATTCGCGGGCGAATACGACGCGGCGGGAAGTTCCGGGTTGCCGCGACTGGCCTGGTCTTCTCCGCGAAGTTTTGCGCGAAGTTTTGATGGATGCACGTTTCTCGGTCATGTCGCGCGCGGCAAGCTCGGCGAGTTGTATGCGTCGAGTCGAGTTTTCGCGCAGCCGTCGGTGTTCGAGAACTTCAGCTTCGCCACGCTCGAGGCGATGGCCGCGGGTCGCGCGGCGGTGGTGACCTCGGGGTCGGGGCTGGCGCCGTTCATCGCGGATTGCGGCGGCGGCGCGGTGGTCGCTCCACGCGATCCGGCGGCGCTGGCATCGGCGCTCAAGCCGTATCTGATCGACGCGGCGTATGCCGGCGAGGCCGGCGAAAGAGCGCGAGCGGCGGTGCGACGCGAATTCGATCCGAAGCGGATAGCGTTGCTGCGCGAAGAATTGTACGGCGCCGCGATCGAATCGTTCCGGATGTCGAGGCCGCACTCGAGTCCAGCGCACGCCGGCGTCAGGCCCTTGCCATGA